One genomic window of Haliotis asinina isolate JCU_RB_2024 chromosome 4, JCU_Hal_asi_v2, whole genome shotgun sequence includes the following:
- the LOC137282344 gene encoding scavenger receptor class F member 1-like has product MKMWLLGIVAAWIVIIIQGGKCPDSHHCSECDEQTGRCKTQCHKGYFGPTCQEVCNRRCRYHTCEFVPDKGIERCTDGCIPGFQGLTCQRPCDTHHTGCTRCPGGCDGEYCQVPGACFSGCRDSYYGAGCKACSSRCKSCNRITSTCEECHPPYSGAERGPSCENCVGGCESGCTQGCRHGFYGDDCKEACSDTCRPNPSLTTDGQCPDGDSCPPECHSQSGECVHGCVDGWYGPKCSRRCSSNCQHQRCNQTGACDVGCEHHMSSCEGCLEQCVNLTCVLSNVSCCSGCINSTSGCELPCNGCSTVCLGGVLTKPSEHNITMCKYNCTHNASSPDCPIGACDTNVPLINIETVKYVVLAVICILATALCGCCCYRRGLSTNRGKERPEATRADTRAGKVEAGACQDSSLDIGEETGPIIVYL; this is encoded by the exons GTGGCAAATGTCCCGACAGTCATCATTGTTCTGAATGTGATGAACAGACAGGTCGCTGCAAGACACAGTGCCACAAAGGATATTTCGGCCCAACCTGCCAGGAGGTTTGCAACAGAAGGTGCAGGTACCACACATGTGAGTTCGTCCCTGACAAAGGTATTGAGAGATGTACTGATGGTTGTATACCTGGATTCCAGGGACTCACCTGCCAGAGGCCATGTGACACTCACCACACAGGCTGTACCAGATGTCCAGGTGGATGTGATGGGGAATATTGTCAGGTGCCTGGAGCGTGTTTCTCTGGTTGCAGAGACTCCTACTACGGAGCAGGATGCAAGGCATGTTCCAGCAGATGTAAATCCTGCAACAGGATCACGAGCACCTGTGAGGAGtgccatcctccttattcaggAGCAGAGCGTGGACCTTCATGTGAGAACTGTGTGGGAGGATGTGAGAGTGGCTGTACACAGGGATGCAGACACGGTTTCTATGGAGACGACTGTAAGGAAGCATGCAGTGACACCTGTCGTCCTAACCCCTCCCTGACTACTGATGGACAATGTCCAGATGGAGACTCATGCCCACCTGAGTGCCACAGCCAGAGTGGCGAGTGTGTCCACGGTTGTGTTGATGGCTGGTATGGCCCCAAGTGTTCCCGGCGATGCAGCTCTAACTGTCAACACCAGAGATGTAACCAGACAGGGGCGTGTGATGTCGGATGTGAACACCATATGTCTTCTTGTGAAGGCTGCTTGGAGCAATGCGTCAACCTCACCTGTGTCTTATCCAACGTCTCTTGTTGCAGTGGTTGTATCAATAGTACATCTGGTTGTGAACTGCCCTGTAATGgatgtagtactgtatgtcttGGTGGGGTTCTTACAAAACCCAGTGAACACAACATCACCATGTGTAAATACAACTGCACTCACAACGCCTCATCACCTGATTGTCCCATCGGGGCTTGTGACACAA ATGTTCCACTtatcaacatagagactgtgaAGTATGTGGTGCTGGCTGTCATCTGTATCCTCGCAACAGCTCTATGTGGTTGTTGTTGCTACCGTAGAGGTCTGTCCACAAACAG GGGAAAAGAACGTCCCGAGGCAACAAGAGCAGATACCAGAGCAGGAAAAGTTGAAGCAGGCGCCTGTCAAGACAGTTCCTTGGACATTGGGGAAGAAACGGGACCTATCATTGTATACCTTTAA